CGGCGACCGGCTCCTGGAGATCGCCGACTGGGACGAACACGAGGACGAGCGTCGCTCGGAGGCGAACGGCGGGGGCCGGTACTACCGGGGCGACGGGATCGAGTTGCGCACGTTCGAGGATCTCCACCTGCACCTCGACGGCGTGGCGGCGACGTTCGGGGAGCCCGAACTGCTGGTGTTCGCCTCCAAACACGCCGGCGAGACCGGACCGCTGCTCACCGCGCACGCCACGGGCAACTTCGGACCGGCGGAGTACGGCGGCCGGGAGGGCTCGCTCGCCCGCGCCGCGCCGAACGCGCTGTCGACCGTCCGCGAGGGGCTCGAGACCCACGCGCCGAGGGGGTACGGCGTCGGCATCGAGTGTACCCACCACGGCCCGAGTACGGTCGGCTGTCCGTCGCTGTTCGTGGAGGTCGGCAGCAACGAGGCTCAGTGGCGTGACCCGGCCGCCGCCGAGGCCGTCGCACGCGCGATTCTCGGGCTGCGGGGCGTTCCCGCCCACCGCGAACGATCGGTCGTCGGCTTCGGCGGCGGCCACTACGCCCCGCGGTTCGATCGAATCCTAGCGGACACCGACTGGGGCGTCGGCCACGTCGCCGCCGACTGGGCGCTCGAGGAGATGGGCGATCCCTACGAGTCGCGGGCCGTCGTCGCGAAGGCGTTCCACTCGAGCGGCACGGAGTTCGCCGTCGTCGACGGCGGGTCGGCGGAACTCGAATCCGTCGTCGACGAGTTGGGTTTCGAGACGCTCTCGGAGACGTTTCTTCGGGAGACGACGGGCGTCCCGTTGGACCTCGTCGGACGACTCGAA
The genomic region above belongs to Natronomonas moolapensis 8.8.11 and contains:
- a CDS encoding D-aminoacyl-tRNA deacylase, with product MLAVVVSRADEASEHIGDRLLEIADWDEHEDERRSEANGGGRYYRGDGIELRTFEDLHLHLDGVAATFGEPELLVFASKHAGETGPLLTAHATGNFGPAEYGGREGSLARAAPNALSTVREGLETHAPRGYGVGIECTHHGPSTVGCPSLFVEVGSNEAQWRDPAAAEAVARAILGLRGVPAHRERSVVGFGGGHYAPRFDRILADTDWGVGHVAADWALEEMGDPYESRAVVAKAFHSSGTEFAVVDGGSAELESVVDELGFETLSETFLRETTGVPLDLVGRLETELLPVDEGLRFGVGVGDVDADGVLTDSLPAELLDAANGVDHEAVLEALDRTTVAYTTEEGATLAAGRVALREEGKYRAVIDELAAVLEAKYDVVEVRASSVIARREAFDPDRAEALGVEPGPAFGRLSAGEPVEVDGERIDPADVRSVRDRTFPF